The region CTAAACtgactaataatttaaataaaattgtaaggaataataaaatatggaagtgttttaaaacaattaacggtgtttacagaaaattattaataaatcaataactcGGCTTATTTCGATATACTAAATTTGGCTTAGTATACTATTCAAGcccgattttaataaaattttacaggtGCGTAGTACTTACTAAACGTAGACGTAGGCGTAGCCACTATCGTGTAGTTATAAAAATGCCTAGTTTCCgagaaaatcaaattttaattatttggccTACTTAACGTTTTGCAAGATTTCAATATACAAAGATAATtagaattcaaaaatattttactaaaatgttttttttttcattaatgtattaaaaaactgtacgCGTATGTAGTGTCgtcaaaatatcattataaaaaaaaacaagaaatcaAAGAAgcttattttatctttttttgatATCGTCGTTTTTACAACTCGAACTCGTAGTTTATTAAagagttattaacaaaaaaagtttcataaataaaacaacTTTTACATGAGTTTGAAATTTCCACGCAAAAAAAAGCGAGATTCATCCCAAACTGCCCGTTatttacaatgtaaaaaatattagaagaatgtaagaaatctttatttgttttttttcttaataatgatagggtagaccggggacaaaagtaacattttgagtttaagatttataacagttaaaatataatatctacgtAAAAAAGACCTGTACCTTTAgatgtagaatttatttgactacatattaatttattaatataaatacatattaatatacatattaatacatattaatatgtatattaatacatattaatacatattaatttatttgtcaacATTTAGTACAGTTTCCtcatacattaataaaatgaaacattttagcaaatatttttaaatttttattattttttcattttaaaatcttaaaaaacgttaattaagccaaataattaaaatttaattttcttagaaattaaGCATTTCTGCAACTCCGCGTTAGTGGCTCTAACTACATTTAGTAAGTACGTAAATTTACTACGTAcctgtaaaattttatcaaaatcggACTTGAGTAGGTAGTATTACACTACAGTCTTACCGAGAGCGTCGTTGCGCGCTGTTCAAAAAGTTTCCGAACTATGTCCTCCTTCGAAATATGTTTCTGCTCGATTGATACACTACTTCCAACGTTGTTTTCACTTTTGGAAGCGGTCCTAGTAAGTAtgcattttttgaaaattacgagcTTTAAATCTGTTTGTAAATTTTCATTGATGTCTTCGAGTGTCGAATTCTTTAGCTTTTCAACGTGgattttgttttgaaaaaaagaaaaagtctGCGAAAGGCAGGTCGTGAGAGTAGGTAGGCTGAGAATGCACTATTATCTTTGTTTTGGTTCAGAAGTAAATAAATCAGCAGCGATGCGTGCACGAACGCATAGTCGTGGAAAAAAATCACGAATTATCTTTCTACAGttcaatccttttttttttcacacattAAGGGAAATTTACAGACAAACTTACGCGCGATTCTAAAAAAACGCTTACCAAAACTGCTTCAAAAAGTAGAAATGACGTTGGGAATATCAACCAAAAAGGGACATATCGGAGAAGATAAAGCAGAAAACTTACAATTAACCCacaaaagttataaagatAAAGGGGACTTTTGAACAGAATATATGTGAGTTAAAAGATTACCATAAATTTCTGAATGATACAATAATACATAACTTATCGGATCACGAAACGGATGAGACATGTCATTTCATTATTGAAAACTGACGAATGCTTGCGCGACTTTTTGcaggaaatatatatgtacatatatatcatgtatataatatttttatacaatatattgtatattatgtcACCATGTcccaataaaatatatattatattttattatattagattatCTTCTATCCATGTTTCATTAATAGCTGATGTAATTTTGTCGTTGTCCATCATTGTGATATGATTACCTTCCACGTAATGAATTTGCACTTTACCTTCGGTAACCTGAAAATAAGTTTCTTGTTATAAAGcttcttattatttctaaaatcatATAGTCTTatattccaaaaatatctctatccaaattaaatttaccttATGTAGACCATAATTCTCTTCAGTAAAAGAGGCAATCGGAAATGTGGGTTTTAGCAATGTTATAGGTGATTTAAGGCGaggtaataaagaaatatcatAATCCTGTATAGCAactatatgattataaattgtgaaacatatcagttttttattttcagtcaATACATCTACCTCGTCCGGGAAGTAagcatgaaatatttttaattttttatcccATGTGTTACATTTATTCAGTTCTAACGCAagctgtaaataaaaaaattttatataattaataataataattgtgccAAAGTAACAtctgcattttattaatataaatataaaaaatttattgaatttttgaacCATAAAATCTGTTGTTATTCTTATTTACTTCATTAAAATTccttacatatttattaatactcaCTATTGTGctttttatctaaaactattattatcatttaatctTGACACATACACAAACATACAAAACAATTTGTTTTACTATTTCAAGATTCAAATACAATCCCTGAAGATATTCATgttataatgaattatttatttaaatttatataagattaaattacataaatatttttacaataaaaaatcaaaatatgtttttttaccATTTACTAACCTGTTTCTTGTTAATTATAgtgtacatttttaataaaccaaGTAATACCACATTTTCTAACTCATCTGGCGAAGTACAGTTCAAATATTGATTAGTCCAAAATTTCATTTGATCGGGAGCTCcgtctattaatattaaccgtcCTGAAAAATCTTTAGCTTCTAATAATCTTGCTAATTCAATGGCAATTAAGGATCCAAATGAATAACCCACTATTAGAAATTTCCTTTGATCTtccattttctttaatatgtgctaagaaaataaatataaatgtatgtgtaaGCAGTGGTATAATACGAATAAAGATGTAcctataattgttaaatattacttatatgtatacctataaattatttaaaaataatcacaatatatatttt is a window of Temnothorax longispinosus isolate EJ_2023e chromosome 1, Tlon_JGU_v1, whole genome shotgun sequence DNA encoding:
- the LOC139807925 gene encoding fatty acid synthase-like; the protein is MKSAAYLLPHILKKMEDQRKFLIVGYSFGSLIAIELARLLEAKDFSGRLILIDGAPDQMKFWTNQYLNCTSPDELENVVLLGLLKMYTIINKKQLALELNKCNTWDKKLKIFHAYFPDEVDVLTENKKLICFTIYNHIVAIQDYDISLLPRLKSPITLLKPTFPIASFTEENYGLHKVTEGKVQIHYVEGNHITMMDNDKITSAINETWIEDNLI